The following is a genomic window from Candidatus Micrarchaeia archaeon.
CAGGATTAGGGTGGACGGGGCGGCTGATGAACGGACGGTGCAGGAAATTTATTCCGAATTAAAGGGGAGATTCCCTAATTATTTCGGGCCCCAGAGGTTCGGGGGCGCGAGGGGGAACACGCACCTCATAGGCCAGAGGCTCATCCAGAGCGATTTGCGCGGAGCTGTTGAATCCTACCTGTATGAATTTGAGGGGGAAACGAACCAGGAGGCTGTGGAGGCGAGGAAAACGCTTGCTGAGGAGAAGGATTACAAAAAAGCGATTGCGTACTTTCCGAAGCATCTGAGGCTGGAGAGATTATTGCTCGTAGGGCTAGCCGAGAATCCGAGGGATTATGCGCACGCGTTGAGGAAACTGCCCAGGCAGATGCTGCTCATGTTCGTGCACGCGTTCCAGTCGCACCTTTTC
Proteins encoded in this region:
- the truD gene encoding tRNA pseudouridine(13) synthase TruD — protein: RIRVDGAADERTVQEIYSELKGRFPNYFGPQRFGGARGNTHLIGQRLIQSDLRGAVESYLYEFEGETNQEAVEARKTLAEEKDYKKAIAYFPKHLRLERLLLVGLAENPRDYAHALRKLPRQMLLMFVHAFQSHLFNLALSERLAEGELKLEKGEYFCGEKSGFPDLERRMETRNARQETSEWLAGKIIGYESETNEREEELLERFNMRKQDFRMKALPEINTRGTFRTLFAPMKDFEYKDGWFSFSLPAGSYATSALREFIKDLW